CATTGGCAGACCTCACGTCGAAGTGTGCCATCATCTGTTGGTCATGCCGTTCGTTCCGCCTGTGTTATACAATCTAGTCGAAGAGGAAGGTCAGCAAATTACCGCGCCAACGACGGTCATTACCTGTTCCTGtttaatctttaatctttattatattgaatcgTTTATTCAGGCTTGTCCGAGCTGATTACGTTGCGAACGTTATCTGCAGAATTCATAAGATTAGACGGGAACGTTTTGTCCTTGGAAAATCCAATATTTATCGACCTCTACTATCACAAAGACCCCAGTCCTCTGCGAGCATTAGCGCGCAACCTGTGGTCGTTGCAGCTGATAATCGGCTCGCCGAAGCTCTCGCTGCTTCTCGGCAAGCACAGCCAGCAAATGATCAAACTGATGGAATCCATGGAACAGAGTCTGGGCCAGTCTAGTTTGGAAAACGAGATCGGCGCCCTGATCGTGATGGACAGGGGTTTCGATCTGGCTACGGCTCTCCTCACGCCCGTAACGTACGCAGGCTTGTTGAACGAAGTCGTAGAGGTAAACGTCGGCACGGCGACGTTGGAAAAATCGCAGACCAGATTGGATCCGAATAAAGATCAGATCTACGGGGAAGTGAGAGATATGCCCTGCAGCGACGTCTTCCCGATTTTACACGGGAAGGCCAAGTCACTTAAATGtattgatttttatcattaattatcgcGCCTCTCGCCttgtcgatatttttaataactggCCTAACATCAGCTGAACAGGAGGCGGTACAGATGATGAAGTTGACCGAGATGGAGAGATATGTGTCGACGAGATTGCAAAGGACTAGAGACACGACCCGGCAATTGGCATTTCACATATCCGCGTGCCAGACCATCGCGGACACGTTAGGCTCCGAATTTCAAGTCTTGCAGACGATCGAGAAACTGATGCTCGACTGCAAAGACCGGAAGGAATGTTTGAGCTATATTGAGAGAAACATAGGTGTGCATTCTTAAATACtagaatcaattaaattaaaactatatCTAATCGCGGTCGCTATCAGAACTAAATTGGGATTAAAATATGACTTAATTACgattaaaatgtgaaatactttttttttgcagacgAACATGCGTTACGATGTTTGCGTCTTCTGTGCTTGTTGTCTATCACCACCGACGGTATCACGCAGAGCGAGCTTCAAAATATCCAAAAGCTGCATCTCCATACCCACGGTTATCAGCATATCCCGCTGTTCTACAAGTTGCACACAGCCGGCTTGCTGAAGTATAGAaacgaatatattttacataaactgCCGAACTGGAGCAGCGAATGGAGCAGCAACGCGCAAAAATTGAAGATCTTACCCAGTTATTCCAAACGGACTGATCAGAACGGACGTACCTGTCCTAGCTACGTGTTCAACAACGTTTATATACCCGCAATAGTTCGTATTTCATTCTTTTCGTATTATGAATCAAGCGATTGTGGGATATTAACGTAATATCGTTCAACGTATTACAGGCGCAAATATTAAACATCGTATCGAATCAGGAGAAGGATCCTCGTAGCTTTGACGATTTGACGAATTTACCAAATTGTGTGGTAAATGGTCGTCGGGGTGCGTTATCGCCAAAGATGGTCGTGATTTGCGTGATAGGAGGTATTACTTGCGCAGAAATAACGGCTTGTCGACTCATAGAGAAATCTACAGGAATACGCCTCGTCCTTATATCCGATACTATTCTAACGGGTAACAAACTCATCCAGAGGATACAAAAGATATGAAATCTCGTGGCATCCATCAggaatgtaaaaatgttatcttttcgtataataaatagacaaataatttcatacatatttattttatataaattataaataacaccTTTTTTGTGACGATTGCAGGAAAAAACACGAATAATTCTGCAATGTATCAACAAATTACAATTGTTGTTTGTATATAATGTCATcggtattatttatgtattggTGCTTACACGATTACAATGTTTCGACctctgatttcttattttgcaCCGTTTTAATATCGGTATTATCATGTACTTAATAATTACGATTCTCTTCTCGATTACGATCACGATCGCGATCACGATCGCGTCTCTGCCGGCCCCAATCCTGTCCTTGGCGATTGTAATTCTGACGATCGCGGAAATTGCCTTGGTTTCCTCTTGAGAAGAAGTTACCTgcaagtatttatttttattatgaactaaaagattattttaattatgcattataatataaaatgaaaaaattataatataatataaaaataatataaaatataagtacatgaaaaacaaaaacaacaatttaaatagaacATATTGCCTTggaatgaatataattaatttataaattttgcaaagaattgatctatttaattgttaaaattaaatacaattttgataGTACTCGAGTCAATGATCTTGATCTTGATGATATATCAAAGTAAAGATTATCAAAAATACTTCATCCATCTATACATACCTTGCTTCATTTCGAAGATACGTTCGTTCGAATCTACAAAGTTGTTGACTTTATCCGTCAACTGCAGAGCCAATGATTGAAGGCGGCTTGGCTCGCTTCGATGCATAACTACAGTTCCAGTTGGATCGTCCAAAGATGCCTAAATTTGTAAAACAAGGAAGTACATaagttataaagaatattacgTAAATCATTgaacaacataaaaatatttctgccAAAATACCATAAGTTCCTCGTTGATGATCATTTTACTGATAATCGAATGGACTATGGGCCGCTTCAACTGGAACATGTCCGCGAGCTTCGGCATCGAGATCGAATCATATACATGCGAGTACGTGAACAGGTAAGTCCTCAATGCCTCTTCTTTGATCAATCGCGTTAACATAGCTCGCACTTTATCCGCTTGATGGAAGAGATCCCACACCTATTtcaataaaacgtaattacTACATCGTATTctgcatttgaaaaaaaaaaattgctatgTAAATCTCGCGCTAATACCTTTGCGTTCatcttttcatttataatgtaattgttGCAAGCGGACCAATTTCCGTTACGCATCGCTTTGGCAGCGGCAACGACGTGCTCCCTCATAGATTCCGGAGGTCCGACTAACGATTGGCGTTCGCTGGACCGCAGTTGCTGGTAAAATGTCTTCGAAATCATTCTCCGTCTCGCATCGAACTCGTGCgctagaattaaataatttgtcgcGTATAATGCAATGCGTCTACGCAATCGTAAAAATACactaaatgtattttatatagaaaatatcaaaCATAGAAAACATACCAGCCATGTACGGAATTTCGATGAGCATTGCTGAAACAAGATATACACATTCCAGAAGCTCTAGATTAATATGCATGTGGAAAGGCATTTGCCTTTGCTTTTCGATCTTCTCCTGCTCCTTGCTACGCTCGTGCTGCCGTTGCGGAAGCAGACCTTGCGCCAGAAGTTCCTTCACTTTGCCCGTCACCATCAAATCGACCAAGCAGTTGTGGGCATCTTTAATATTCGCATGACGGAACGCACATAATCCCAGATGGGCTATCGTACGAttgtataaaatctaaaaaataaaatacattatttatacacgTTTTAACGAGATAATTGTAAACGCAGATACACATTCAAACCTGTGTGGCTGGATCAGAATGTTGAATAGTTTCCTGGAGATGCGACATCAGAATCAAGTCGCGAGCTTGGAACCAGTTATCGTGAAGAGCGTGGTGATAAATGTGCGAGAGAATCGCGCGAGTTCTCAACCGATCAGTGTTATCGTGGGCATAAACGTATTTGCATAGTTTTTCCATAACTTGCACGGATGTGATTGCGTCTGATCCCAGTTCACCCTAACGCacatttgattattttgacaatttaataaaataggagAATTTTatacgcacatatatatactttgcaaGATTTACCTCCTTTTGTTTCAAAACATTCGAATCAAATTTGTAATACATGTGTTCGATTTTACGAAGATACACGCGGCAGAGCTCGGACACAGTTCCTTGCCTCTCCAAATATTCTTGAACCTTGTCAATTATGGCAGCAACCTGCTTCTCATCTTTCAATCTGTGACAAGTAgatattttatcgtataaaaaataataatcgtaagTATATTTCGCATCAATTTCTCTCAAAAGATATTACCTTTCCACGTATTCATTACTGTGTGGATCACATTCCTTCAGCAACTTTATGAATTCCTCATCGAGACGTTCCACCAGCGTCAACACACAACCATGCATTTTATATGGCGTCGTTTCAAACTCCTCCATTTCTTCCGTTATTGTTTCCGCTATTACCATGTCCGAGTTGCTCAGTAACATATCCAGCATCTCGGTAATACGCTCCAGtattctgtaacaaaaatatttatctatttgaTACTCGCTTACTTTAAATCTTCTATTTTAGACGGCTTATATATTTacgttacatacatatatctattttatacgTACTTTGACCAATACTCCGGCTTCATAGCATCGGAAACCTTTGGATTGTAATCGAATATGGAAGACACAATGGAAAACTTAATCTTCACGGTTACAGCCGGGCCGAGAGTATGAGCGTCGGCTATCAGTTGTAGCTCGTGCAAGAGCTCTATTTGCTCGCGTCTGTCCGTGCGCTTTTTACCACGAGCTGCAATTATCTCGGAAAGTTTCTTCAGCACCGCACCGATATTAATTTCCGCGTCCTTGGCGAACATCTTCGGCTTCTCGGAGGGAATAGCCACGCCGCCCTTAACGGTTTCCCACTCTCCTTCGCCATCGTCTTCGTCGCGTTTCTTCtttcgttctttttctttgcgtTCTTTACGTTGCTCCTTCCTCTTCGCTTTATCCTCGTCCTCCTCCTGAGCTAAAGccctatgtaaaaaaaattatggtgtcataatatatcgttaaatttattattttttattaagtagaaaataattttatccaaTTTTGTAGATTGAAAGAACGTACTTCTTGATGAAACGCTCgcgaatattttgatattggCCTTCGTCATCGCTACTTGTGCTCTCACTGTCTGAATCACTGCCCCAATCAGACTCGCTTTCACTGCCGTCTTCGCCATCGGTCGCAGTCTTCTGCAATGCAACAATGCAcggaaagatttataaaaaatttgtttgatcAACCTCCGGTGCTTGCAAATCTCGATCTAATAGACAACCTTGAACTTGGACACATCGGGTTCACTTGCTTCCGATCCCGCCTTCTTGAAAGCTACGGCActgttttcttcttcttcagaTTCTACAACCTCCTCGgctgaaaaatagaaataattcattttttttcatcttgcAAAGATTTGAACTTAAACAAGCGTTTATAATAAGTGTTTCTCATGGTAGTCAAacctctttcttcttcctcgtcgtcgtcctgATCGGGATTCTCCCTAAATTTGGCGATGTCCTCCTCAAAGTCCTTGTTATATTTTCGCAATTTTTGACGCAACGTTGAAAGCGACTTGGAATTATTCTTGGACATATTCTTGCGTCCGTCGCGGTCTTCCCACACCTCGTTGATGAAATCTTCCATCTCCACCAAACATCTAACGTAGAATCGCGGTGTTTGTCCAAGCTCCTCCTTCGAGATAACTGGTAAAGCTTTCTGATAAGCTCGCATTAAGTCCTCAAAACCTAGAATTATAAGAACAAATACTTGTTACAATGGAAGCGCTTGATCACACCAACAGGTTTCTAAAGAAAgttaactaataataaaaataaacaattttgtaacTTGCCAGTGATGATTgacgaatatatttcaattctaTCGACTTAACTGGCCacaatttagtataaaatcCCAACGTTTCAGCCCTTGGTTTGGACACTTTTCAAGTGTAAACTAAATCAACAACAATTCTTACAGATAATTTAGGCTGTGTTTCAAAATTCACTGCCAATCCtgaatatcaataatatacgtgacgtaaactatagattttcaatacCTGCAGTGAATATCAAAACGTAGCCTTAGTTTACACTTGAAAAGAGCCCAAACCAAGAACTGAAACGTagtaattttatactaaattgtGGCCAGTTAAGTTGAtacaattgaaatatattcgttAACTAACACTGTTCGTACTTGACCTTTACAGATCTAATTTCCAATTTCTTAAAACGTCAGAAGATTTGTGAAACTAAAACTACTTACTGGTCAACATGCTGCTCATGTCCTTAATCTTCTTGTAATTCCtaataagttttataagaTTCGCAATTTCTTcatatctcttttcctttgTGGAGCGCACAACCCGCTTTGTTTCTTCCTCGTCATCGCTGAACTGTAAAGAGATCCTtcgtgttattttaataacaggACGACACGGtaggaaaaatttattgataaaagtatGTTGAAAACGTTTGTCTCGGCTGCAATACTCACAGTGAAAG
The Temnothorax longispinosus isolate EJ_2023e chromosome 7, Tlon_JGU_v1, whole genome shotgun sequence DNA segment above includes these coding regions:
- the Vps33b gene encoding vacuolar protein sorting-associated protein 33B gives rise to the protein MDITLDDKLSALQQISQQKLVKILDTIPGTKDLIIEQQLMKILDSFVGVTVLKRYGVDKIYKMEEGLKPSSSQRIFLVSNSLIACKRVLDQVQSEISLIGRPHVEVCHHLLVMPFVPPVLYNLVEEEGLSELITLRTLSAEFIRLDGNVLSLENPIFIDLYYHKDPSPLRALARNLWSLQLIIGSPKLSLLLGKHSQQMIKLMESMEQSLGQSSLENEIGALIVMDRGFDLATALLTPVTYAGLLNEVVEVNVGTATLEKSQTRLDPNKDQIYGEVRDMPCSDVFPILHGKAKSLKSEQEAVQMMKLTEMERYVSTRLQRTRDTTRQLAFHISACQTIADTLGSEFQVLQTIEKLMLDCKDRKECLSYIERNIDEHALRCLRLLCLLSITTDGITQSELQNIQKLHLHTHGYQHIPLFYKLHTAGLLKYRNEYILHKLPNWSSEWSSNAQKLKILPSYSKRTDQNGRTCPSYVFNNVYIPAIAQILNIVSNQEKDPRSFDDLTNLPNCVVNGRRGALSPKMVVICVIGGITCAEITACRLIEKSTGIRLVLISDTILTGNKLIQRIQKI
- the Eif3c gene encoding eukaryotic translation initiation factor 3 subunit C, which gives rise to MSRFFATGSDSESDSASEEEQVQRAPATAFTFSDDEEETKRVVRSTKEKRYEEIANLIKLIRNYKKIKDMSSMLTSFEDLMRAYQKALPVISKEELGQTPRFYVRCLVEMEDFINEVWEDRDGRKNMSKNNSKSLSTLRQKLRKYNKDFEEDIAKFRENPDQDDDEEEERAEEVVESEEEENSAVAFKKAGSEASEPDVSKFKKTATDGEDGSESESDWGSDSDSESTSSDDEGQYQNIRERFIKKALAQEEDEDKAKRKEQRKERKEKERKKKRDEDDGEGEWETVKGGVAIPSEKPKMFAKDAEINIGAVLKKLSEIIAARGKKRTDRREQIELLHELQLIADAHTLGPAVTVKIKFSIVSSIFDYNPKVSDAMKPEYWSKILERITEMLDMLLSNSDMVIAETITEEMEEFETTPYKMHGCVLTLVERLDEEFIKLLKECDPHSNEYVERLKDEKQVAAIIDKVQEYLERQGTVSELCRVYLRKIEHMYYKFDSNVLKQKEGELGSDAITSVQVMEKLCKYVYAHDNTDRLRTRAILSHIYHHALHDNWFQARDLILMSHLQETIQHSDPATQILYNRTIAHLGLCAFRHANIKDAHNCLVDLMVTGKVKELLAQGLLPQRQHERSKEQEKIEKQRQMPFHMHINLELLECVYLVSAMLIEIPYMAAHEFDARRRMISKTFYQQLRSSERQSLVGPPESMREHVVAAAKAMRNGNWSACNNYIINEKMNAKVWDLFHQADKVRAMLTRLIKEEALRTYLFTYSHVYDSISMPKLADMFQLKRPIVHSIISKMIINEELMASLDDPTGTVVMHRSEPSRLQSLALQLTDKVNNFVDSNERIFEMKQGNFFSRGNQGNFRDRQNYNRQGQDWGRQRRDRDRDRDRNREENRNY